The following DNA comes from Paraburkholderia phytofirmans PsJN.
AATCGAATAGTCGACGGCCTCGCCGATCAGGCTCGCGCCGAACACGAGCGTCAACAGATGCAGCTTGCCGAATACCAGCATCGTCACCGCCAGCGCGCAGACAATGCCGAGCGCGGTGGACACGAAGCCGAGCAACAACAGACGCGGCGAACGGAACACCCACATCATCAGCAGCGCGATGCCGCACAGCGACGCGAGGCCGATCAGATGCACTTCATGTTCCGACGCGCTGCGTGCCGACTCGGCGTAGAACACGGCGCCGGTTCGCGCCACGGAGACATCCGGGAACGATTGTTTTAATGTGCTTTCGCCTTGAGCGAGCGACGCGAGTACCGCGTGCTGCGTTTTGGTTTCGTACGCAGAGCCCGGCAGCGTCGCGACGATTAGTACGCTGGTGGCGGCACCTTGATGCGCGACCAGCATGTTGTCTTCGAGTTCGAGATTCGATGTGGCAAGCGGCAGGCCGCCGAGCCAGTGTTCGAGCCAGCCGAACGGATCGTCGGAGAGCGGCGTGGTGAGTCCGCCGCGCAGCGGGCTGTAGATGCGCTGGGCGAGCGCGTCGTGCAACGTGGTGGTGCCGACCGTGCCACTCGCGAGCGCCGCCCGGTCTGCAGGAGCCAGCAAGCCGAAACGATATGGCATGTACAACGCCGCGATCTGCGATAAATCGAACGGCGGCAACTCGGCCGTCACCGAACCGAACGCCCCGCTCTTTTGCAACGAAGCGCCGAGTTGTTTCGCCGCGGCTTTCGCATGCGCGTCGTCGTTGCTGGTAACGAGAAAAACGGTGCGGTCGCCGAGCGCGCTCGCCAGTGTATCGACCGCCTTTTCGGCGACCGGATCTGCCTCGGTCGCCGGCAACAACGCGAGCAGATTGGTTTGCAGCGGCGACGGTCCCGCGAATCGCCAGCCGCAATACAACGCCGCAGCGAGCGCGAGCAGCAGCCACGCGGCGCGCATACCCCACGCCTGTTTCGCGGATCGCTGTTGCAGCATGTCCATTACGGCGCTCCGAGCAGACCGCGTTCAGCCGCGGTGAGTTCGGTCACGGCCGCGCTCTTCGTGAATTCGAGTTGGGTAATGTCACCGTTCGCGAGCGTGATGCGCAAGCGCTGCAGATAGTCGCCGCCGTTCATCTCCAGACCTTTGATCGACTGCGCGATCTGCGGCTGATTCGGCGTGAGTTGCATACGCCATTGCGCGGCGCTGCCTTCGGCTTGCACGTCGAATTGCGAGTACAGCGCCGATAGATCGCCGCCGAGCATCGCGCGCATCATCTTCGAGACTTGCGCGACGCCGCGCGTGCCTTGCGCGCTGTGAGCCGTGACGCGTTGGCCGTTGGCGTTGACTTCGGTCACGCCGGCATCGGTGATCACGTAGGTGGCTTTGTATGGCGTGTCGATCTGCCAGATCACGCCACGTTCGCGGAAGAACAGCAGCGAGCCGGTGCTCACGAGCGGCTGCTTCATCGCGGCGAGCGTTTGCGTCTGCGTGAATTGCGCGCGCACGCCCTTGGCCTGCGCGAGATGCGCGGCGATCTGCGAGACGAGCGCGGGATTGCCGGGCGCGGCCTCTTTCGTCGATGCCAACGCAGCCGACGTAGGCTCCATCCCTACAACTGTCGCGGCAAGTACGCTCACCACGCTCAAAGCGCCCGCGATCACAGCGCGCAAATTCATCGTGCCCATACGCGCTCCAGCTTCTCAAACACGACCGGCGGCGAGACGAACTGCAACTCCTGGGTGGCGGCATCGACCGCGACCTGAATCGTATAACCCTTGGTCAGCCGCGTACCGGTCGCGCAATCGACGATTTCATAGCCTATTTTCAAGCGGTTTTCGTGTTCGAGCAGTTGCGTGCGCACTTCGATCTGCTGACCGTAGGTAGCCGGCTTCACGTACTTGAGATGCGCCTCCACGATCGGCCACAGATAACCCGAAGCCTGCATCTCGCGATAGTCGTAGTCGAACGCGCGCAACAGCGCCGCGCGGCCGATCTCGAAGTACTTCAGATAATGGCCATGCCAGCAGACGTTCATCGCGTCGACATCGTGGAACGGCACTTCCACCGTCGCGCTCGCGCTCAACACTTTGCGGGAACCGGTCATGCGCTCGGTCCTCCGCGAGAGTCGCTCGCAAGATCGCACGCGGCAATGCGCGCGGTCAGCGCGCGCAGCTCGTGTTCGAGCGCGCGGTCTTCGTCGACGAACGGCGACTGCGCGCCCACGCTGTCCATGAACGCCTGCAGCGGCGCCGGCACCGGCGTCGCGCTATCGATCTTCAAGCGCAGGCGCGCGGCTTGCACCGTCGCGAGCGTATGCGCGGCGGCGACCTGTTCGGTCAGTTCCAGCACGCGCAGACAGTCGCGCGCGGCGATCGTGCCCATGCTGACCTTGTCCTGATTGTGCGCCTCGGTGGAGCGCGAAAAGACGCTCGCGGGCATCGTGTTCTTCAACGCCTCGGCAGTCCATGCGGACGACGAAATCTGCACCGCCTTGAAACCGTGATTGATCGCGGCGCGCGCGGGCGCGGCGCCCGACAGATTGCGCGGCAAGCCGTTGTTAAAATTCACGTCGACCAGCAATGCGAGTTGCCGGTCCATCAGATCGGCGAGATTGGCGACCGCGACCTTCAACGAGTCCATCGCGAAAGCGATATGGCCGCCGTAGAAGTTGCCGCCGTGCAGAACGCGTTCGTTGTCGGGATCGATCAGCGGGTTGTCGTTCGCGCTGTTCAGTTCGTTCTCGACATCGCGGCGCACCCACGAAAGTGCATCGCGCGCCACGCCGATCACATGCGGCGCGCAGCGAATCGAATAACGGTCCTGCAGACGGTGGCCCGGCGTGTCGTCGCGTCCGGACAAGTCATCGCGAATCCATGCCGCGGCTTCGGCCTGGCCGGCATGCGGCTTCACTTCGAAGAGCATCGCGTCGAAGTGCGCGGCGCGGCCGTCGAGCGCGACGGTGCACAGCGCGGTCAGACGCGCGGTGAGCCGCGTCAGATGATCGGCGCGCGCGAACGCGAGACAGGCGAGACCCGTCATCACGGCCGTGCCGTTCATCAGCGCGAGGCCTTCTTTCGGCGCGAGCGTGAGCGGCGCATGGCCGAGTTCGGCCCACACTTCGCGCACGTTGCGCAGCTGTCCTTCGAACATCACGTCGCGTTCACCTGCGAGCGCGGCGGCCACATACGAGAGCGGCGTGAGATCGCCGCTCGCGCCGACCGAGCCTTCCGACGGAATGCGCGGCAGCACACGGTGATTGACCAGATCGGCCAGACGTTCGAGCAACACGGGACGCACGCCGGAAAAACCATAAGCGAGCGAGTTGAGGCGCGCGGCGATCACCGCGAGCGTTTGCGCGTCGTCGAGATATTGGCCCATGCCACAGCCGTGATAGCGCGTGAGTTGCAGCGGCAACGCTTCGACCAGTTCCATCGGCACGTCGACCACACAGGCGTCCCCGTAACCGGTGTTGACGCCGTACACCGTCGCGCCCGCGGCCAGATGCCGGCGCAGGAAATCCGCGCCGCGCTGGATGCGCGCGCGCCATGCCGGATCGTCGCTCAAGGCAACCGGCGCGCGATGCTGCGCAATCGCGACGACCTCTTCGATCGTCAGCTTGCGGCCGCCGATCACCACCGCCGCGTCGTTCACATTTGCGCCCGCATTCGGCACATCGATCAGATCATGTTCGGCCATTCGCGCCTCGCTTGGGGCTGGCCCAGAAATCGAAGAAATTGAACCATTGATAAGGTGCCTTGCGGCAATAGTGTTCGAGACGCACGGCATAGCGCTGCGCCCACGCGGCGAGATGCTGCGCGCGTTCACGGCGCGGCAGTTCGATGCGCTCGGCGAACGGTTCGAAATACAGACGGTAGCCGTCGCGCTCTTTCAGGCAGAAGAACAAATAGACCGGGCAGCCGAGCGCATGCGCGAGCACGTAGGGACCCTGCGCGAACGGCGCGGTCGAGCCGAGGAATTGCGCCTCGGTCGTGCGGCCCGCTTCGTGCGCGGGCACGCGGTCGCCGACGATCACCAGCAGCTCGCCGGCATCGACGCGCTCCTGCATCATCATCGCGGTCTCGGGACCAAAGTCGCTGACTTCGAGCAGATGCTTCGCGAACTCGCTATTGGCCGAGGCCAGCACGCTGTTGAAGCGGCGCGCGTGTTCCGTATAGACGACCGCTGTGACCTTCGCATAAGCGCCCTGCGCGGCGAGCGCGCGGGTCATCTCCAGATTGCCGAGATGCGCGCCGATCACGAGCGCGCCTTTGCCGCTCGCCACCAACGCTTCGAACGCCGAAGGATCTTCGAATTTGACGTCGGCGTTGTTCACGCGCCCCGACCATGCCGCGAGTTTGTCGAAGCCCGATTGCGCGAACGCCAGCATATGGCGGTACGCGGACAGCCAGCCTGGACGCGGCGTGTCCGCGTGCGGCGCAACCTCGCCGAGATGCTTGAAATAGTTGCTGGAAGCTTCGCGCGCGGCGCGGCCCGTCAGCAGAAAATACGCGACGATCGGATGCAGCCACAGCGCGGTAAAGCGTCGGCCGAACAGCTTGCAACTCAGCGCGAGCAGCGACATGCCCAGATGACTGCCGCGTTCGGCGATGCGCCACCAGTCCTGTTCGTTTTCTTTGCCCTGCTCGCCTGCACGTGCGGAGCGACGCGGCATGACCTTGTGCGCGAGCAGCATCGGCAGACGCCACAGCATGCCGAACACGAGCCGCGTATGACTGCGGCTGATGCGCACGTTGTCCCACAGCACGTCGAAATGCGAGACGCCGTCGTTCGCGTAGGTGACGCGCGTTGCAATCGAGCGGAATGCCGCGCGCCGCCAATACAGACGCACGAGGATCTCAATGTCGAAGTCCATGCGTGTCGGCAACCGCACGCTGTCGATCAGATCGCAGGCCAGCGCCAGCGGATAAAGGCGAAAGCCGCACATCGAGTCGCGGATCGTCAGCGAAAGCGTTTCGATCCATACCCACACGTGCGTCAAATAACGGCCGTAGAGACGCGCTTTCGGCACGCTCTCGTCGTAGACCGGGCGGCCGAGAATCACCGCGTCCGGTTCGGCGCGTGCCGCTTCGATGAAACGCGGCACGTCGCTGGCGTCGTGCTGACCGTCGGCGTCGATCTGCAACGCGTGCGTGTAGCCCGCCTTGCGCGCGGCGCGCAATCCCGCCATCACGGCAGCGCCTTTGCCGCCGTTCACCGGCAGACGCAGCAGCGTGAGCCGCCCGGCGTACTGCTGCGCGAGCGTGGCGAGCACCTGCTGGGTAGCCTCGTCGCTGCCGTCATCGGCGACGAAAAACGGCAGGTCGTGAACCGCCAGATGCGCGACGGTCGAGCCGATCGCGTCCTTATGGTTGTAGATCGGAATGACGATGCATGGGGAGAACGTCGTCACGCGGCCTCCCCGTAGACGATCACGCCGGACGCGCATTCACGGCCGTTCATGCGATAAGCAAACTGCACCCGCCGACGCGTCACGTCGTGCGCGAGCGTGAGCTTGAGCACCGCGCCCGGCGAGACCGGCGCCATGAATTTCAGACGATCGATCGACGCCAGCGCGCGCACGCCCGGCACGTGCTCGGCGGCCAGACGCATCGCCCAATCGACCTGGACGACGCCAGGCAGAATCGGCAGACCGGGAAAGTGGCCGGCGAAATGCACGAGCGTGGGCGGCACGCGCAACTCGTAGTGCAGCGTGTCGCCGTTGCGCGCCTCGGCCAGCACTTCCATGCCCTCGCTACGCGGTGCGAACGCGGCCGCCACGGCAGCGACCGGCAGTTTGCCGCGTGCGTCGAACGGCAACGTGACGCGAAAACGCCAATGGCGCGGCAGCACGACGACATCGAAATATTCGGCGAGATGGCGGCGCAGGACTTTCGCGAGCGCCACACGGCCTTCGTCGCGCAAAGCCGCGCAGCCCGCTTCGGTCAGCGCTACGACCGCGCCGACGCGCTCGCGCGAGGCGCCTTCCAGCGGCACGATTGCCGCTTGCGCCACATACGGGTGCAGCGCGAGGCGCGCTTCCAGTTCCGGCAGCGAGACGCGTTTGCCGTCGAGCTTGAGCACGCGGTCGAGCCGGCCTTGCAGGCGGAAACGGCCCTCGTCGTCGAAGGCGATCTTGTCGTCGGTGCGGTGCCAGCCGGCGTGATCGAGATGCGGCGAGCGGACGTTCAGCGCGCCGTCGTCGTCGCGGCGCACTTCGATGCCGGACACCGCTTGCCAGGCGTCGGTCTGATCCTGGCGCCGCCACGCGATGCCGCCGGTTTCCGTGCTGCCGTAAATTTCAAGCGGCGCGGCGCCGTACGCGGCGGCGTATTCCTGTGCGGCTTCGAGCCCGAGAGGACCGCCCGATGAAAAGAACGCGCGCGGTGCCGGCGTCAGGTCCGCGAAACCGGGCAACGCGGGCCAGCGCGACAGTTGTGCGGGCGTCGATACGATCACCGCCGCACCGCATTGCTCGATCTGCGTTTGCAGATGCAACGGCTCGATGCTCACCGCGCGATCGAATGCGCGGCCGGCTGCGAGCGGCCATAGCACGCGGAACAGCAGACCGTAAATGTGGTGATGCGGCACGCTCGCAAGCATCGTCGCGTCGCCGACTAGCGCGCCCCACTGCTTTTCGAGCGTATGCACTTCGGCGTTGAATTGCGCGAGCGTCTTGCGGATCGGCTTGGGGCGGCCGCTGCTGCCTGAGGTGTAGAGCGTGAGCGGAGCTTGAGGGTCGATCGGGTAAGCGGCGCGGGATGTATGCGCCGGGGCGGCGTCGGCAGCAAACGCGGCCGGCGGCAAATCCGCGTCCGTCAGTACCACTTCATACGCGTCGGCGAGATCGGCGAGATAACCCGGCGTCGAGTTGGCCGGAATCACCGGCTCCTTGCCGCACGCGAACAGCGCAAAGAGCGCGCAGGCGAAATCGAACGGATCGTCGATGCACAGCGCGTAGCGTTGCGCGTCTCGCGTTTGCACGAGCGCGATCAGCGCGGCAACACGCGCGCGAAACGCCGTGCGATCGAGCAGCGTGGCGCCGTCCCGGCATACGGGTGCATACATCGCGGCAGCGTCATCGGCCACCGACAACAGATCGTGCAACGCGATCATGCCGCCTCCGAGCGTGCCGCGCGCGGCAGCACGACCAGATAACGCCAGATGACCTCAGCCACCAGCAGCACGCCGATCAGCACATAGGCGATCGCGCCGTTGTAGAGCGACCAGCTCGCCCGGCTCCAGTACACCGCCGTGTACGCGGAAAACACGCCGTTCAGCGCGAAGAACGCGCACCACACCTGGGTCACGCGCAGCGTATGGCGCACCGCGCCCGGCGGCAGATTCGGATTGCCGAGACGCGCGAATTTTTCGATCATCGACGGCCCACGCACGAGCGTCGCGCCGAACGCGATCAGCAAGCCCAGATTGACGAGCGACGGATAAAGACGCAACAGCAGCTCGCTATTGGTCAAGACGATCGCCGCCGACGCGCAGCTGAGCAAACCGACCACGGTCCAGTCGATCGAGGAGAGCCGCCGCAGCGAGGTCGCGACCGGCCCGCTGCCGGCCCAGCGCTGCAGCCACAGGATCGCGAACAGCATGCAGCCGACGTAGCGCGGCGTGTCCCATTTCCAGGCACACAGAATCAGCGCGGGGTACGCGAGCTTCAACAGCACCTGCACGACGGTTTTGCCCAGATGGCGCTCAGTGCCGGGCGAGGCATCGGCAACCCGGTCCGCCGCCGCTTGCGTTCGCGAGCGCACGGCGGACATCAGCCCTGTGCCGCCAGCAGCGATTCGACCGCACCGATCACATCGCCGACGGTGCGCACCGACTTGAACTCTTCCGGCTTGATGCGGCGCCCGGTCATTTCCTGCAGTTTGATCGCGAGGTCGACGGCGTCGATGCTGTCGAGATCGAGGTCTTCGAACAGATGCGCCTCGGGCGTGACGCGCTCGGGCTCGATAGCGAAGTTCTCTTTGAAGATGGCGCGGATGCGCTCCAGAATCTCTGCCTCGGACACGGTTTATTCCCCTTTTCTGGTTGTTTCGTTCACGGCGTGCACCGCTTCGCGCTGGCTCGCCACCAGCGCCGCCAGTGTGCTGATCGAGCGGAAGTGTTCGCGCGTGCGCTCGTCGTTCGCTGCGATGGTCAGTTGGTAGTGTTTGCGCAGCACGATGCCGATTTCGAGCGCGTCGATCGAATCGAGACCGATGCCGTCGGTATCGAACAACGGTGCATCGTCGTCGATATCGGCCGGGCTCAGGTCTTCCAGATCGAGAGCTTCGATCAGGAGCTGTTTAATTTCCAGTTTTAAAGAATCCATAATCGAACAGGTGCTGGGTAATGTGGGCTTCGACGGCGCTCGTCACGCTACGCGCCGCGAGAGCCGGTGGAGTGTCATGGGCCGCGAGCTGGTCGACGCCGAGCGGTTCGAGCACGTTCACGCGCATTCTGAACGCGCGCGCCGGCACGTCGTACCAGCGCATCTGCTTGGTGAATGCGGGCGGATCGCAGTCCATCAGCACGGGGACGATCGGCGCGCCGACCTTCAGCGCCATGTGCGCGAATCCGCGCGAAAACGCATGCAACCGGTTCGGCGCGGGGCTGCGCGTGCCTTCCGGAAAAATGATCATGGTATAGCCTGCGGCCAGTTGCTTCGCGCCGGCCTCGACGAGTTCCGCGGGATCGGCATTGCTGACGTATTCCGCCGAGCGCACGATGCCCCAGAAACACGGGTTGCTCCAGTGCGCGTTTTTCACCACGCAGCAGGCATGCGGCGTGAGCGACAGCAGCACCATTACATCGAGATAGGTCGGGTGATTGGCGACCACGATCGCCGGGCCGCCCGCGCGCAACGCCTGCACGCCCGACACTTCCAGTTCCATCACGCCGATGCGTTGCAATACCGCGACCAGCACACGAAAAAACCAGTGAATCACGCTCGTCACCGCGAATTGGCGCGAGGCGCGGTGCGGCCACACCCAGGCAAGCGGAAACACCACCACGGAAAACAGCACGCCGCACACGCCGAAGACCACGAAAGCCATGCCGGTCGCGCAGAATCGCCATAAGTAATCAAGCCGCGCGGTCATGCCACCTCCAATGCCAGGTGGCGCCGGCGTTTTGCCAGGCGGCGGGCAGGCCGGTTTCCAGACAGTGCTGCAGCGCCTGGCTCTGGGTCGCGAAGAGGGTTTCCGGGGCGGTGCTTTTTGGCCTGTCTGTCCCGTCTGTTTCGTCTGCCACTTCCATCCCGCCTGTTTCGCCTGCGCGGGTTTTGTACAACGGCGCGGAGTCTGACTGGACTGCGCGTGACACCCAGCACTCCAGCTCGCCCGTCGCCGTTTCGCTATCCAGCAGGATCGCGATCGCGCCGCCCTGCACTTCGTCTTCGATCGTGCCGTATGCCGAATCGGCCGGTTCGTCCGCGTAGACGAGCAGCGTCGGCGAACCCGGCTGCGTGGCA
Coding sequences within:
- a CDS encoding LolA family protein, which produces MGTMNLRAVIAGALSVVSVLAATVVGMEPTSAALASTKEAAPGNPALVSQIAAHLAQAKGVRAQFTQTQTLAAMKQPLVSTGSLLFFRERGVIWQIDTPYKATYVITDAGVTEVNANGQRVTAHSAQGTRGVAQVSKMMRAMLGGDLSALYSQFDVQAEGSAAQWRMQLTPNQPQIAQSIKGLEMNGGDYLQRLRITLANGDITQLEFTKSAAVTELTAAERGLLGAP
- a CDS encoding acyl-CoA thioesterase, coding for MTGSRKVLSASATVEVPFHDVDAMNVCWHGHYLKYFEIGRAALLRAFDYDYREMQASGYLWPIVEAHLKYVKPATYGQQIEVRTQLLEHENRLKIGYEIVDCATGTRLTKGYTIQVAVDAATQELQFVSPPVVFEKLERVWAR
- a CDS encoding HAL/PAL/TAL family ammonia-lyase, with translation MAEHDLIDVPNAGANVNDAAVVIGGRKLTIEEVVAIAQHRAPVALSDDPAWRARIQRGADFLRRHLAAGATVYGVNTGYGDACVVDVPMELVEALPLQLTRYHGCGMGQYLDDAQTLAVIAARLNSLAYGFSGVRPVLLERLADLVNHRVLPRIPSEGSVGASGDLTPLSYVAAALAGERDVMFEGQLRNVREVWAELGHAPLTLAPKEGLALMNGTAVMTGLACLAFARADHLTRLTARLTALCTVALDGRAAHFDAMLFEVKPHAGQAEAAAWIRDDLSGRDDTPGHRLQDRYSIRCAPHVIGVARDALSWVRRDVENELNSANDNPLIDPDNERVLHGGNFYGGHIAFAMDSLKVAVANLADLMDRQLALLVDVNFNNGLPRNLSGAAPARAAINHGFKAVQISSSAWTAEALKNTMPASVFSRSTEAHNQDKVSMGTIAARDCLRVLELTEQVAAAHTLATVQAARLRLKIDSATPVPAPLQAFMDSVGAQSPFVDEDRALEHELRALTARIAACDLASDSRGGPSA
- a CDS encoding glycosyltransferase family 2 protein is translated as MTTFSPCIVIPIYNHKDAIGSTVAHLAVHDLPFFVADDGSDEATQQVLATLAQQYAGRLTLLRLPVNGGKGAAVMAGLRAARKAGYTHALQIDADGQHDASDVPRFIEAARAEPDAVILGRPVYDESVPKARLYGRYLTHVWVWIETLSLTIRDSMCGFRLYPLALACDLIDSVRLPTRMDFDIEILVRLYWRRAAFRSIATRVTYANDGVSHFDVLWDNVRISRSHTRLVFGMLWRLPMLLAHKVMPRRSARAGEQGKENEQDWWRIAERGSHLGMSLLALSCKLFGRRFTALWLHPIVAYFLLTGRAAREASSNYFKHLGEVAPHADTPRPGWLSAYRHMLAFAQSGFDKLAAWSGRVNNADVKFEDPSAFEALVASGKGALVIGAHLGNLEMTRALAAQGAYAKVTAVVYTEHARRFNSVLASANSEFAKHLLEVSDFGPETAMMMQERVDAGELLVIVGDRVPAHEAGRTTEAQFLGSTAPFAQGPYVLAHALGCPVYLFFCLKERDGYRLYFEPFAERIELPRRERAQHLAAWAQRYAVRLEHYCRKAPYQWFNFFDFWASPKRGANGRT
- a CDS encoding AMP-binding protein, whose product is MIALHDLLSVADDAAAMYAPVCRDGATLLDRTAFRARVAALIALVQTRDAQRYALCIDDPFDFACALFALFACGKEPVIPANSTPGYLADLADAYEVVLTDADLPPAAFAADAAPAHTSRAAYPIDPQAPLTLYTSGSSGRPKPIRKTLAQFNAEVHTLEKQWGALVGDATMLASVPHHHIYGLLFRVLWPLAAGRAFDRAVSIEPLHLQTQIEQCGAAVIVSTPAQLSRWPALPGFADLTPAPRAFFSSGGPLGLEAAQEYAAAYGAAPLEIYGSTETGGIAWRRQDQTDAWQAVSGIEVRRDDDGALNVRSPHLDHAGWHRTDDKIAFDDEGRFRLQGRLDRVLKLDGKRVSLPELEARLALHPYVAQAAIVPLEGASRERVGAVVALTEAGCAALRDEGRVALAKVLRRHLAEYFDVVVLPRHWRFRVTLPFDARGKLPVAAVAAAFAPRSEGMEVLAEARNGDTLHYELRVPPTLVHFAGHFPGLPILPGVVQVDWAMRLAAEHVPGVRALASIDRLKFMAPVSPGAVLKLTLAHDVTRRRVQFAYRMNGRECASGVIVYGEAA
- a CDS encoding COG4648 family protein, with product MSAVRSRTQAAADRVADASPGTERHLGKTVVQVLLKLAYPALILCAWKWDTPRYVGCMLFAILWLQRWAGSGPVATSLRRLSSIDWTVVGLLSCASAAIVLTNSELLLRLYPSLVNLGLLIAFGATLVRGPSMIEKFARLGNPNLPPGAVRHTLRVTQVWCAFFALNGVFSAYTAVYWSRASWSLYNGAIAYVLIGVLLVAEVIWRYLVVLPRAARSEAA
- a CDS encoding acyl carrier protein; amino-acid sequence: MSEAEILERIRAIFKENFAIEPERVTPEAHLFEDLDLDSIDAVDLAIKLQEMTGRRIKPEEFKSVRTVGDVIGAVESLLAAQG
- a CDS encoding phosphopantetheine-binding protein; this encodes MDSLKLEIKQLLIEALDLEDLSPADIDDDAPLFDTDGIGLDSIDALEIGIVLRKHYQLTIAANDERTREHFRSISTLAALVASQREAVHAVNETTRKGE
- a CDS encoding lysophospholipid acyltransferase family protein, yielding MTARLDYLWRFCATGMAFVVFGVCGVLFSVVVFPLAWVWPHRASRQFAVTSVIHWFFRVLVAVLQRIGVMELEVSGVQALRAGGPAIVVANHPTYLDVMVLLSLTPHACCVVKNAHWSNPCFWGIVRSAEYVSNADPAELVEAGAKQLAAGYTMIIFPEGTRSPAPNRLHAFSRGFAHMALKVGAPIVPVLMDCDPPAFTKQMRWYDVPARAFRMRVNVLEPLGVDQLAAHDTPPALAARSVTSAVEAHITQHLFDYGFFKTGN